TGCCAGCAGACTTGGTTATTTTAGCACACATTTTTCAACAGCTCCCCAGCAAGTTTCTCGGCTTCGCTTTCGGCGTTCATCATAAAATCATCAAGGGCGCTTTTTTTGATGCGGATAATTTTTAGCCCTTTTGGGCGGTAATAGTGCTTATTTAGTATAAAAGTACCATCGTTTATCAACTTGTAAATACTATCTGGATGCACTCTTATATAGTCTGCTGCTTCCTCTATTGTTAAGTAGATATCATTGAGTTCTATTTTCATTCTGTTTTTTGCATAGGACATGGGTTATCCTTTCTTGTTGTTTTTAGTGTTGCAGCTAAGTATTCCTAATACAATCCCTGTAAAAAAACTAAGTGTTGCAAGAGTAGAAATAACAAGGCTAATAATGATTTCTTGATACTGCATTATTCATCCTTTCTTGTGGTGTTCAAGGTGTCGATTTCGATGCGTTTAGTGTATGCCCTTATTCCGTACATAATAAGGGCAAAGTTATAACGCCGATTTTGTGGGAATTTTAGATGTGTATCACAACTGGGTATATAGTGACATACACCTAAAAGTGATTTTTATGGTAGCGGGAAAAATCCCGTAAAGGACTAAGTGTGCTTAATTGTGTGGTTGTGGATGGATGGTTTTTAGGTTGTTGAAATCTTCAAGTATATCCATATACTCTTTGGCAAGTTCTTCAATACAATCTCTTACATAAAAGAGTCTTTTGTCCTGAAAATCGCAAAATTCGTCCAATGCCATAGCCAAAATTTGCAGTTTTGCATTAATAAGCTCGAATTTTATGCTATAATACTTCCAGCTTTCGTATGTGATGGAGCCGTTCATGAGGCGACTCCTTCTATGAGGTCTATGGCTCTGATTTTCTGCACAAACTTCAGAGCCTCCTCAAACTCTACCGCTGGAATTTCTCCATATCTTGGGACATTGAATCTATCTTTGACAAGTCTCCACACTTTGGGATAGATGACTTTCCGCTTACTCAGATCCCCGTCACAAAGCGATAAGACCTTATCATCAACTGCATCTTTGAGCCTTTTCTCTTGCCAATGTTCAAGGCGTTTTGTCTGTTCTAATTTTGCTATGCGGTTATCGTGCTCTTTTGCAACTTTAAAAAAGTTTTCAAGTATCTCCATAGGTGATTGTGGAGTCTGGCTAACTTGTCTTGCTCTTTTTTCTACCTCGATAAAGTATTGGCGCACTTTTTTGCCTTGAGGTGTTTTTGAAGCCATTGCTATATGTTTGGCTGCGTCAAGTGTAAGCATGTATTCTTTGCGAATTGTAGCGCCTATTTCTCGTTCCACTTTTTGGGTGAATGAGATATAGTCTACTTTTTCTTCTAAATCAAGACTTTCTATCTGTTTTTTAATCCAAGATGAGTAATCTTTCTTTATTTCTAATGCTTGCCACAAATCCCTTGCATTAACCGCTCTTTCTGTTTCACCTGCAAAAAGCACATCTTGAATTGGTAAGACTGCTTGAAGTGTAGATGTAGGAATAGTCATAGTTCCTCCTTGACTAAATTTTTTATTAGTCAAGGGGATTTGAGAGTTTAGCCGTGTTTAGCCTTTTTTGAAGTAGTAAAATGCACATAAAGTGCAAAAGCAACGCCTATAATTGCTATAATGGCAGAAGCTATCGTTAAGCTACTCATCTTTAGCTCCTTTGTTTATGAGATACAACCCGCTTGCTGCCGAAATGGTAGCAAAGATAAATGGAGCTATATCCATTTTCCCACTTTTGACAAGTGGGGCTATAATGGCTACTGCTACAATGATTTTTGTAAAATCAAGTAGCAGTTTTCCAGCCTCTTTTATCGTTTCTCTTTTCATCTTCTCATTATAACACAGCTAAAACTCAATCCCCTTGACTGTTAAAGAACATTTGCCTTTGTGAGATATTTTTATTAGTTTTTGTATCTCACAGATAGGCAAACAAGAGAATTATATCACTAAAAGAGATTAAAAGTCAAGATATATTTATCTTTGAGAGATATTTATTTAAAATTTATATCTCTTTGAGAGCGTTTTGAAGATTTTTTATAGCTGATACAAGATTTTTATATTTTTGGTTTTCTAGGAGTAGTTCCATAGATTTAATTGCCCATTTGGGCACTTCTTTGCCTGCGCTCCAGTTTCTTACAGTTGCTTCGGCAGCGCCTATTTTTTCCGCCAGCTCTTTTTGTGTAATTCCAAGTTCTTTGCAGACTTTTTTAACGATGTTTTCTTTTTCCATTTCAAGCCTTTGACTTTGATGTGTAAATAGTGTTAGATGAGAGAATTATTAAGTTACTGATATGATATTTTTTGAATTATATTTGTAAGTACTCCAAGTAGGTTCATAATCATCTGCTTGGTTTCCCCATACAAACCATCCGTCGCGTTTGCCCCTCGCAAACATCTCCAAGTAGGGACCAGGGCTGCAAGACTCAATTATAGAGTATTGTTCATCTGGCTTTCGTGAGTGTTCACGTTTTCGCGCCACAATAATATTTTCTTGTGATCGTCCAGGTTGAAGCGTGCGAGCATTTTTCCCCCTTACGCCAAAAAGCAATAATTCGGTTACATTTCTAAAATAGAAACCAACACCTCTTCTGTCTGGTCCTCCATCTTTTCTGACTTTGTACCATACAATGTTGGTTTTATATGTAAAACCCCATGCCTCCATCACTTCAAGCCCATGTGGCAGAAGTGCATTTGGAACCCATAAATATAGATGTGCTGTTTCTTGAGCAACCTCATTGACTGGAATAGATTTGATTTCATCAAGTGACAAAGTGGGGTAGCGCATTAATCTTTTATGCTCTGGCGCCATTTTACCGGTTCTATTTTTAAATTGCCAAGGTGGGTCTGCTAATATGGTGTAAAATCTTTTGTCACCTATTGATTTCAAAAAATCCTGAACGACATCCATGTTGTTTCCTTGTTAACTTTCTATATACAATTTATCTGTAATCCCAAAAACGAGAATTGGACATCCTCCCCCGCCACCACCTTCTATTCTTGGAATAAGTTTGCTCATGTGTGTTGTTGAGGCTCCGTACGATTTTCCTTTTCCAAGTTTGTCAAAAATAGATTGCAGTGAGTCTGATCGTGTAATTATAATACCTACGCTGACAACCCGCAATTCAAACAAAAGCCTAAAATTGTTTAAATCTCGGTCGAAAAAAGGATCCTTGTTGTTCCATTCAATTTCAAGAGCTATTGAGTTTTTAAAACAATCAACTTTATGAGTTGGTGAATTATAACGCTTCTCATCTACTACTATTGCAGTATCAAACCTTTTTTCAACCCACCCACGTTCATACAAAAATTGATCGAAAAAATTTGCTATTGGAGACTTTCTACCACCAGGTGTAATAATATCGTGCCTATAGAGTCTAAATTGCATAAGCATCTCTATAACATCTTTCCATTCACTTGGATAGTCTTGTTTGAGGATGGCACAAGCGTGGCGCCATTCGTGTATTTCATAATTTTGAAGAATAAAAGATGGCAGTAGATCAATCCCCATTAAGATTCCTGTTTTTTACAAGAATTGTAGCAAAACTTTATCTTGCCTTGTTCGTTATAGGGATTTATTCCATTTCTTTAGCCTCTCCAAATGCTTTCTCTTCTTTACAATCGCTTGTCTGCGATTGATAGCAAGCTGTAAACCGTACTCATTAAGTTCTTCATTCTTTGCCGCAAGCTCATCATATGCTTCTTGAAGCATTTTGATCTCTATTTCATTTTTTGCTGGGACAAAATACCTGGATTTTTCTTTTGCTACTCGCTCCCAGTCGATCTCACTATCAAGTCGTTCAAAGTATTCATCAAGGCTTTTGCCATATAGTTCGTCAAGTGTTGGCATTGGTTTGCTCCTGCATCTCATCATCAAGATTGATGTGTTTTTTGTCCTTTATAGCTTCTTCTAACTCATCTGCTATCTTGAGGTCATCTTTTAAGTTGTATTTTTCTTTGAAATAGTCATCCGCATACAAGCTCCAGTGCCTCATACTGTCTATGACTTGCTGTATGGCTTCTCTAAATGTCATCTTGTCTCCTTTAATTTATTTAGGTTTACTTAGATTTATAAAACCTTAGCTATAATCCAATAAAAACACTGAGAGTAGCGATATGTTTGAAGCAATTCATCACGATTTATCTCCAATAGATAAATTTGTCCAAACGCTGCATAAAACCGAATATGTACAGCAGCACAACAATCAGATTATCACAGATGATGAAGCCAAAGAGATTTTAGAACACGCTAAACACACTCTTGCGTTTATAGATGGCTTCGTTGATATCATCGATGATCTTACTTATGATAAAAGTAGGTTTGAGGAGCTTATTTTCAAGCTTGATGATGATTACGATATGCTCAAATCTTTTACCGCCAGACTCTCTCCCGTGATTAAATCTCATGCTGAGCTTTTGGATATTTCCAATAAAATCCTTGATAAACTTATGATTGCCCAAAGAGAACTTGGGCTGATCATCGCAAACAATGAGAATAAGGCCTAGCAGGTTATACGAACGGGACTTATCAAAAATAAAAGATAAATCCGTTCACAATCAAGTCAAAAAGACCATTCAACTTTTATGTGAGAATCCATCGCATCCTTCACTTCATAATAAACATATTACCTGCAAGCGCGCAGACAATCTTTACAGTGTAAGAGTAAACAAAAACTATCGCATTTTGTATCTTTTGTATGAGGACTATATAGAATTGCATAGGCTATTGGACCACGATAAATACGATAGATATACTAAAGATTGTTGATCACATCACCCCCGCTATATGATATGCTATTTGTGTCATATCATGCTCCTTGTTTCACTCTTGGGATGTATTCATTCAAAACATCATCCAACGTGATCGCTTCACTTTCTAGCTCTTTCAAAGCTTCCGCTCTTCCTTGCTGGTATGCAGCTTTGAGTGCCTCTTCAAATGTATGGAGATCGATAAGTTTCATTCCTTTTCGGTGTGGTTTGACTTGCTCGACTTTTTTCATAGCTTCTTCAAAAGTTTCTGTTTCTTTGGGTTGATTCTTTTCTTTGAGTGCCTTCAAATTTTCATCTCTTTTTTGTTTATACTCTTCAATACTCTCATCCACTACATTCCCGTTGCCATCGCCTTTGAGTCTGCCTTGTGACAGATATGTAGTCACTGTCGCAACGCTCACTCCAAGCTCTTTTGCTGCTTCTTTTTTTGTCATATCTTCTCCTTTTGGCGTTACATCCATTGGTGTGAAACTGCCTCTTTTCATCTGCGTTGCTGGAACGCCTTTTTCTTTGCATTTTTTTACATAGCTTTGATACCATTGTGGGCAAGTTTCGCAATCTTTGCGCAGTACGCAATGATCATATACTTCGCACTCCATCATCTCGCCTTTTTTGATATTCTTGCGGTGACAATATTTCGCTTGAGAGTGATCTCTTTGATTTGCCCCGTCGCAAAATCAAACACTTTTATTCTCTCGCCTTTCTTTTTTCTCACACGAAAGCTTGCAAAACCTATGATTCGTATATCCTCTCCGTTTTGCAGGTGTTCGCTGATTTTGTCCAGGATGGAAGTCGCTATATCTTTTATAGCCTTTTTGGTCATTCCTTTGTATTCCACCGATAGCTCATTTGCTATTTCATTGAGTAGTTGGGTTTTGGTTATCATTGCCTCGCTCCTTGAAGTCTTTGCAGCTATTATTTGGTTCTGGCCACTCATCGTGTTTACCACACCAATATTTTCCATCGCCCCATGGATCGTCGTACCATGTGCAGTTTTTGCATATTTTTTCCGATTCTTGTCCAAATGGATAGTCTATATCTGGTGGGAGTCCATTGCTGTTGTTCATTTGCATCCTCCATCTTTATATTTTTCATAATATTTTTTCAATACTTCTTCAGTTTCATCCTTTAGCTTATATTTCCTACTAAATTTTTTAAATTCATCATAGAAGCGAAACGGAGATTTCACATTGTTTTTTTTCAGAAACGATATGAACTCATCTACTTTTTCAGTTAGAAAGTTATCTGTCATATCGCTTACATACTCTTTAAGCCCGTATTTTTCTACTAATCTTCTACTTTTGGTTAAATCTCCATTCACTAATCCTTGAAAAGCTGCAAAAGCTTTCATATACTCTTCGTCAAGGGTGGATAAGTCCACATTTAACACTAATGTATTTTGAGCTATTTGAGTTAAGTTATACAAAAATGCAAACACGTTTTTAATTCCATGTGGTGCGACACTTAAAGCAAGTGAACATGCAAAATTGTGATATATTTCACATGTTGGTCTATCTTTTTCATCAGCTATATGCTCTGCTATAAAACTATTTAATGCAGCGATATAAAGTATTGAAGTTTTAAATTGAGCATATGATAATTTTTTTGTATTCATTGCTCCACCTCCTTATAGCATCTCTCAAATGTTTCTTTTGAGAGGAACATTGTGTCTTTAGTATGTAGTCCTATGAGTTTGATATATTTGCTGTCAATGCTTACGACTTTGACTTCTTTGTCAAAGCCGTAGATGTTGTCTTTCAGTCGGTAAATTTTTCCTTTTTGGACGTTCATTTTAAATCCCCCTCAAAGTCTTATTTGATATTATTCTTCACAAAAACGTCTTGCCACTGCATTTGTGTTTTTATATGTTTAGTGGCGGACTTAACAACGTTTTTGCTTTTCGGTAATGTCTTTTC
This region of Nitratiruptor sp. YY08-10 genomic DNA includes:
- a CDS encoding helix-turn-helix domain-containing protein, producing MSYAKNRMKIELNDIYLTIEEAADYIRVHPDSIYKLINDGTFILNKHYYRPKGLKIIRIKKSALDDFMMNAESEAEKLAGELLKNVC
- a CDS encoding antA/AntB antirepressor family protein, which translates into the protein MTIPTSTLQAVLPIQDVLFAGETERAVNARDLWQALEIKKDYSSWIKKQIESLDLEEKVDYISFTQKVEREIGATIRKEYMLTLDAAKHIAMASKTPQGKKVRQYFIEVEKRARQVSQTPQSPMEILENFFKVAKEHDNRIAKLEQTKRLEHWQEKRLKDAVDDKVLSLCDGDLSKRKVIYPKVWRLVKDRFNVPRYGEIPAVEFEEALKFVQKIRAIDLIEGVAS
- a CDS encoding DNA-binding transcriptional regulator, giving the protein MEKENIVKKVCKELGITQKELAEKIGAAEATVRNWSAGKEVPKWAIKSMELLLENQKYKNLVSAIKNLQNALKEI
- a CDS encoding MT-A70 family methyltransferase, giving the protein MDVVQDFLKSIGDKRFYTILADPPWQFKNRTGKMAPEHKRLMRYPTLSLDEIKSIPVNEVAQETAHLYLWVPNALLPHGLEVMEAWGFTYKTNIVWYKVRKDGGPDRRGVGFYFRNVTELLLFGVRGKNARTLQPGRSQENIIVARKREHSRKPDEQYSIIESCSPGPYLEMFARGKRDGWFVWGNQADDYEPTWSTYKYNSKNIISVT
- a CDS encoding BglII/BstYI family type II restriction endonuclease, coding for MGIDLLPSFILQNYEIHEWRHACAILKQDYPSEWKDVIEMLMQFRLYRHDIITPGGRKSPIANFFDQFLYERGWVEKRFDTAIVVDEKRYNSPTHKVDCFKNSIALEIEWNNKDPFFDRDLNNFRLLFELRVVSVGIIITRSDSLQSIFDKLGKGKSYGASTTHMSKLIPRIEGGGGGGCPILVFGITDKLYIES
- a CDS encoding helix-turn-helix domain-containing protein, with product MECEVYDHCVLRKDCETCPQWYQSYVKKCKEKGVPATQMKRGSFTPMDVTPKGEDMTKKEAAKELGVSVATVTTYLSQGRLKGDGNGNVVDESIEEYKQKRDENLKALKEKNQPKETETFEEAMKKVEQVKPHRKGMKLIDLHTFEEALKAAYQQGRAEALKELESEAITLDDVLNEYIPRVKQGA
- a CDS encoding HU family DNA-binding protein; its protein translation is MITKTQLLNEIANELSVEYKGMTKKAIKDIATSILDKISEHLQNGEDIRIIGFASFRVRKKKGERIKVFDFATGQIKEITLKRNIVTARISKKAR